A genomic region of Streptomyces sp. R33 contains the following coding sequences:
- a CDS encoding RHS repeat-associated core domain-containing protein → MAARLSGKRVEALSERTETSTTWANKDGSLTTEVSAGPIRFRDPQGQWRDVDVNLTSAADGSVVSKAHPQGLRLSGKKGTKAQSLAAAQSATATDLVTLGQGDDAITLQWRGGLPAPVLDGTRATYTDAVPGADVVVEATRTGFEQFVEVKAKPSAGFSYTLPLKTKGLKVEQQADGSVLFTDKKSKKTATMPAPVMWDATVDPVSGEHTRRAKVGLKVVKTKDGVDLVVTPDAGFLADAATKYPVTVDPSTSSLGNLFDTYVQQGETVDWSNDTELDLGNPGTKNADGSWRTARSFITWNTAPVADALVSNAQLSLWNFHSGNTDCTAQPWEAWTANNASTASRWTNQPAMVTKMATSTETKGNPGCASAPDGWINSDVTSLVQHWANNKWAFSGMGLRATDENNIKQWKRVNSANAASNPPKLTVTYNYRPRTGTKQEAGAPFFSYGGAYVVNSVTPVLRDTFVDANGDKVNGTFQIFDSATDTQVGNVLVSPYVPSGQVASVTVPAGVLTNGKTYKFRTSPYDGSHYNLGWSAWKTFTVDTSAPSAPSAVTSTDYPSNGWVKGAGQAGTFSITPPAADHNWLEWSLDGETWTKVPTDGASGAKAISVTPPKDGTHTLEVRAVDKADNKSEPVAYTFHAGPGGFVQPGAGDRTARRLPLLAEADGAKYDKASFSWRRSEADAWTQIPPGHVTTGGTPLTAWPVPLTGGKTAPLVWNATDTVDPDGSVQIKADFTGPNAATGATEPLTAVVDRNASGATSSEAGPGSVNLLTGNFGLSADDASAFGLSVSRTASSRTPDKGATQEGQAPIFGKEWVAGTVAEVGTADYSHIRRISDTSVAVIDSKGDELHFTANAAKNGWIPEPGAEGLVLTGSVTGTFTLSDSQGTVTAFTKPDPAVPTWQVSSTLRDGLTNTETKIVSGKTTYQGKAVAFPQWIIAPTSAAQAATCAATPATKGCRMLEFVYPASTTATTFTLGDVLGQVKSVRLWATAPGANASTAQEVAAYAYDSSGRLREAWNPQITPTLKTAYEYDSAGHVTRLTPPGELPWTFTYGKAGNTSTAGDGMLLKAARSGLKQATADVEEGTAATAVVYDVPLTGPAAPYGMGTADVKAWGQLDAPTDATAVFPADAVPASNDGGSLTAAAYKRATVHYMGVSGRESNLAAPGGYISTTEYDRFGNPVRELSAGNRAIALGSDSTAQATRADLGIEGLTTAERADLLANRTVYNDAGTRQLEEFGPLRRIDLTADLKSGTTVLVPVGSSVTARSWTVTEYDAGRPTNGTAKVSDQVTKVTTGAQVREYPTVQGETRAVETVYDWAKGLPIQTIKDPGGLAITETTEYDAQGRVTKQLLPGATGTDAATRVTAYWSATGSGTCQGRPEWADQVCSTGPAGTVTGSGSQPTQLPTTTTEYDWYGNPAKTIDTANGSTRTSTTTFDGAGRATKVAITGGVGQAVPDITTEYDPVTGRAVKTTSATGGSVTKAFDKLGRLISYTDADGGVTTTEYDLLNRPVKVADSAPSTVTYTYDHTAEPRGLPTAVSDSVAGTFQAVYGPNGSVATEKLPGGYTATVRQDPTGAAVARTYTRDSDGTAVYSDTVTETVHGQAASHAGWSTQDYRYDNIGRLTGVDDTSDTLCTRRGYTFDARANRKSLTTATGAPGAGCPTTGGTTTNSTHDSADRLVDTGYTYDAFGRTTALPGSTLGYYANDLAYQQTVNGTRQTWALDPALRFRSWTVETNNGSTWTQTASKLNHYSADGDNPRWIVENVSTGALTRNVDGIAGGLAATTGKSGSIVLQLTNVHGDVALQLPLDAGQAPVALDHDEYGNARADQAATRYGWLGANQRSTETAGGLTLMGVRLYSPAVGRFLSIDPIAGGSCNRYEYACADPRNKFDLGGTYLMERVQTDCNSFNCVRMRRICESSSHKCSLQWDMWFRRAWSGASIEAGWRWELSVGGHRVTSSSYNHTEVGWYNFHGYWYGNGARGKHSCWGFTCWNDPGDSVQFHAQGIARFGYTRYWWDRFQNFGGGGSYR, encoded by the coding sequence GTGGCCGCCCGCCTGTCGGGCAAGCGGGTCGAGGCTCTGTCCGAACGGACCGAGACGTCCACGACGTGGGCCAACAAGGACGGGTCGCTTACCACCGAGGTGTCCGCCGGCCCGATCCGTTTCAGGGATCCCCAAGGGCAGTGGCGCGATGTGGATGTGAATCTGACCAGCGCCGCTGACGGCTCGGTCGTGTCCAAAGCGCACCCGCAGGGGCTGCGGCTGTCGGGCAAGAAGGGTACGAAGGCTCAGTCGCTGGCGGCAGCCCAATCCGCCACCGCCACCGACCTCGTCACGCTGGGGCAGGGCGACGACGCCATTACGCTGCAGTGGCGTGGCGGGCTGCCGGCACCGGTGCTGGACGGCACCCGGGCCACCTACACCGATGCCGTGCCGGGCGCTGACGTGGTCGTCGAGGCCACGCGTACCGGGTTCGAGCAGTTCGTCGAGGTCAAGGCGAAGCCTTCGGCGGGCTTCTCGTACACGCTGCCGCTGAAGACCAAGGGGCTGAAGGTCGAGCAGCAGGCCGACGGCAGCGTGCTGTTCACCGACAAGAAGTCGAAGAAGACGGCGACGATGCCCGCGCCCGTCATGTGGGACGCGACGGTCGATCCGGTCTCCGGGGAGCACACCCGTCGGGCGAAGGTCGGCTTGAAGGTCGTCAAGACCAAGGACGGCGTCGACCTGGTCGTCACGCCCGATGCGGGCTTCCTTGCGGACGCGGCGACGAAGTACCCGGTGACCGTCGACCCGTCGACCTCCTCGCTGGGCAACCTGTTCGACACCTACGTCCAGCAGGGCGAGACCGTCGACTGGTCCAACGACACCGAGCTCGACCTCGGCAACCCGGGCACCAAGAACGCCGACGGCAGCTGGCGCACCGCCCGCTCCTTCATCACCTGGAACACCGCGCCGGTCGCCGACGCGCTGGTCTCCAACGCCCAGCTGTCGCTGTGGAACTTCCACTCCGGCAACACCGACTGCACCGCCCAGCCCTGGGAGGCGTGGACCGCCAACAACGCCTCGACCGCCTCGCGCTGGACGAACCAGCCGGCGATGGTCACCAAGATGGCCACGTCCACCGAGACCAAGGGCAACCCCGGCTGCGCCTCTGCTCCCGACGGCTGGATCAACTCGGACGTCACGAGCCTGGTCCAGCACTGGGCGAACAACAAGTGGGCCTTCTCCGGCATGGGCCTGCGGGCCACCGACGAGAACAACATCAAGCAGTGGAAGCGGGTCAACTCCGCCAACGCGGCCTCGAACCCGCCGAAGCTGACCGTCACCTACAACTACCGGCCCCGTACCGGTACGAAGCAGGAGGCGGGCGCGCCGTTCTTCTCCTACGGCGGCGCCTACGTGGTCAATTCGGTCACGCCCGTCCTGCGGGACACTTTCGTGGACGCGAACGGTGACAAGGTCAATGGCACCTTCCAGATCTTCGACTCCGCCACCGACACCCAAGTCGGCAACGTGCTGGTCTCCCCGTACGTGCCGTCGGGACAGGTCGCCTCGGTGACCGTCCCTGCGGGTGTGCTGACGAACGGCAAGACGTACAAGTTCCGCACCAGCCCGTACGACGGCAGCCACTACAACCTCGGCTGGTCGGCGTGGAAGACCTTCACGGTCGACACCTCCGCCCCGTCCGCCCCGTCCGCCGTCACCTCCACCGACTACCCGTCGAACGGCTGGGTCAAGGGCGCAGGCCAAGCCGGAACCTTCAGCATCACCCCGCCCGCGGCCGACCACAACTGGCTGGAATGGTCCCTGGACGGCGAGACCTGGACCAAGGTCCCCACCGATGGCGCCTCCGGCGCCAAGGCCATCTCCGTCACCCCGCCCAAGGACGGCACCCACACCCTTGAGGTACGGGCCGTCGACAAGGCGGACAACAAGTCCGAGCCGGTCGCGTACACCTTCCACGCGGGCCCGGGCGGTTTCGTCCAGCCCGGCGCCGGCGACCGTACCGCCCGCCGGTTGCCGCTGCTCGCCGAGGCGGACGGCGCCAAGTACGACAAGGCGTCCTTCTCCTGGCGGCGTTCCGAGGCCGACGCGTGGACGCAGATCCCTCCGGGCCACGTCACCACCGGCGGCACGCCGCTTACGGCCTGGCCCGTCCCGCTCACGGGCGGCAAGACCGCGCCGCTGGTGTGGAACGCCACCGACACGGTGGATCCGGACGGCAGCGTCCAGATCAAGGCAGACTTCACCGGACCCAACGCGGCCACCGGAGCGACGGAGCCGCTGACCGCGGTCGTGGACCGCAACGCCTCCGGCGCGACGTCCTCCGAGGCCGGACCCGGCTCGGTGAACCTGCTCACCGGCAACTTCGGTCTATCCGCCGATGACGCCTCGGCCTTCGGCCTCTCCGTCTCCCGCACCGCCTCCTCCCGCACCCCGGACAAGGGCGCCACGCAGGAGGGACAGGCGCCCATCTTCGGCAAGGAATGGGTGGCCGGCACGGTCGCCGAGGTCGGCACCGCCGACTACTCGCACATCCGGCGGATCTCCGACACCTCGGTTGCCGTGATCGACTCCAAGGGCGACGAACTGCACTTCACCGCCAACGCGGCGAAGAACGGCTGGATCCCCGAGCCGGGCGCGGAGGGTCTCGTCCTCACGGGCAGCGTCACCGGGACCTTCACCCTGTCCGACAGCCAGGGCACGGTGACGGCCTTCACCAAGCCCGATCCCGCGGTGCCGACCTGGCAGGTGTCCTCGACCCTGCGGGACGGACTGACGAACACCGAGACCAAGATCGTCTCAGGCAAGACCACCTACCAGGGCAAGGCCGTCGCCTTCCCGCAGTGGATCATCGCGCCCACCTCGGCGGCCCAGGCCGCCACCTGCGCCGCCACGCCGGCGACCAAAGGCTGCCGGATGCTGGAGTTCGTCTACCCCGCCTCCACCACCGCCACCACCTTCACCCTCGGTGACGTCCTCGGCCAGGTGAAGAGCGTCCGCCTGTGGGCCACCGCGCCCGGCGCCAACGCGTCCACCGCCCAGGAGGTCGCCGCTTACGCGTACGACAGCTCCGGGCGGCTCCGCGAAGCATGGAACCCGCAGATCACTCCGACGCTGAAGACCGCCTACGAGTACGACTCCGCAGGCCATGTCACCCGGCTGACCCCGCCCGGTGAACTGCCGTGGACCTTCACCTACGGCAAGGCCGGCAACACCTCCACCGCCGGAGACGGAATGCTCCTCAAGGCGGCCCGGTCCGGCCTGAAGCAGGCCACCGCCGACGTCGAGGAAGGCACCGCGGCAACCGCCGTGGTCTACGACGTACCGCTGACCGGCCCCGCCGCGCCCTACGGTATGGGCACCGCCGACGTGAAGGCCTGGGGGCAGCTCGACGCCCCGACCGACGCCACCGCGGTCTTCCCCGCGGACGCCGTCCCGGCGTCCAACGACGGCGGTTCCTTGACGGCAGCCGCCTACAAGCGGGCCACCGTGCACTACATGGGAGTCTCCGGCCGGGAGTCCAACCTCGCCGCCCCCGGCGGCTATATCTCGACCACCGAGTACGACCGCTTCGGCAACCCGGTCCGTGAACTCAGCGCCGGCAATCGGGCCATCGCCCTCGGCAGCGACTCCACAGCACAGGCCACCCGCGCCGACCTCGGCATCGAAGGGCTCACCACGGCTGAGCGGGCCGACTTGCTGGCCAACCGCACGGTCTATAACGACGCCGGCACCCGCCAGTTGGAGGAGTTCGGTCCGCTGCGCCGGATCGACCTGACCGCCGACCTGAAGTCAGGCACCACGGTGCTCGTCCCCGTCGGCTCCTCGGTGACCGCGCGCTCCTGGACCGTCACCGAGTACGACGCGGGCCGGCCCACGAACGGCACCGCGAAGGTCAGCGACCAGGTCACGAAGGTAACCACCGGTGCGCAGGTGCGTGAGTACCCGACCGTGCAGGGCGAGACGCGCGCGGTAGAGACCGTGTACGACTGGGCCAAGGGCCTGCCCATCCAGACGATCAAGGACCCGGGCGGGCTCGCGATCACCGAGACCACGGAGTACGACGCCCAGGGCCGCGTCACTAAGCAGCTCCTGCCCGGTGCCACCGGCACGGACGCCGCGACCCGAGTGACCGCTTACTGGTCCGCGACCGGTTCCGGCACCTGCCAGGGCCGCCCCGAGTGGGCCGACCAGGTGTGCTCCACCGGACCGGCCGGCACGGTGACGGGCAGCGGCTCCCAGCCCACCCAACTGCCGACCACGACCACCGAGTACGACTGGTACGGCAATCCGGCCAAGACCATCGACACGGCGAACGGCTCCACCCGGACCTCGACCACCACCTTCGACGGCGCCGGCCGCGCGACCAAGGTCGCCATCACCGGCGGGGTCGGCCAGGCGGTCCCGGACATCACCACCGAATACGACCCGGTCACCGGCCGGGCCGTGAAGACCACCTCGGCGACCGGTGGGTCGGTCACCAAGGCGTTTGACAAGCTCGGCCGCCTCATCTCCTACACCGACGCCGACGGCGGCGTCACCACCACCGAGTACGACCTGCTCAACCGGCCGGTCAAGGTCGCCGACAGCGCGCCCTCGACGGTCACGTACACCTACGACCACACCGCCGAGCCTCGCGGCCTGCCGACTGCGGTCTCCGACTCCGTCGCCGGTACCTTCCAGGCCGTCTACGGACCGAACGGCTCCGTGGCCACCGAGAAGTTGCCCGGCGGGTACACGGCCACGGTCAGGCAGGACCCGACCGGGGCAGCCGTGGCCCGCACCTATACCCGTGACAGCGACGGAACCGCCGTCTACTCCGACACGGTGACCGAGACGGTCCACGGCCAGGCCGCATCCCACGCGGGCTGGTCCACCCAGGACTACCGCTACGACAACATCGGCCGCCTGACCGGTGTCGACGACACCTCCGACACCCTGTGCACGCGCCGCGGCTACACCTTTGACGCACGCGCCAACCGCAAGTCCCTGACCACTGCCACCGGGGCCCCCGGAGCGGGCTGCCCCACCACTGGAGGCACCACCACCAACAGCACCCACGACAGCGCCGACCGGCTGGTCGACACCGGGTACACCTACGACGCGTTCGGCCGCACCACGGCTCTGCCCGGCAGCACGCTCGGCTACTACGCCAACGACCTCGCGTACCAGCAGACGGTGAACGGCACTCGTCAGACCTGGGCGCTCGATCCCGCCCTGCGGTTCCGTTCCTGGACGGTGGAGACGAACAACGGCTCGACGTGGACCCAGACCGCGTCCAAGCTCAACCACTACTCCGCAGACGGCGACAATCCCCGGTGGATCGTGGAGAACGTCTCCACCGGCGCCCTGACCCGCAACGTCGACGGCATCGCGGGAGGACTCGCGGCCACCACGGGCAAGAGCGGAAGCATCGTCCTGCAGCTGACCAACGTCCACGGCGACGTGGCCCTGCAGCTGCCCCTGGACGCGGGCCAGGCCCCCGTTGCCCTCGACCACGACGAGTACGGCAACGCCCGGGCCGACCAGGCGGCCACCCGCTATGGCTGGCTGGGCGCCAACCAGCGCTCCACCGAGACCGCCGGCGGACTCACCCTCATGGGCGTCCGGCTCTACAGCCCGGCCGTCGGCCGCTTCCTGTCGATCGACCCGATCGCGGGCGGCAGCTGCAACCGGTACGAGTACGCCTGCGCCGACCCGCGTAACAAGTTCGACCTGGGCGGCACCTACCTGATGGAGCGCGTCCAGACGGACTGCAACTCCTTCAACTGCGTCCGTATGCGCCGCATCTGCGAGAGCTCGTCGCACAAGTGCTCGCTGCAGTGGGACATGTGGTTCCGCAGGGCTTGGAGCGGCGCCTCTATCGAAGCCGGCTGGCGCTGGGAGCTGTCAGTCGGCGGGCACAGGGTTACTTCCAGCAGCTACAACCACACTGAAGTGGGCTGGTACAACTTCCACGGGTACTGGTATGGCAACGGAGCCCGAGGCAAGCACAGCTGTTGGGGCTTCACGTGCTGGAACGATCCGGGTGACTCCGTACAGTTCCATGCCCAGGGCATCGCCAGGTTCGGCTACACCAGATATTGGTGGGACCGGTTCCAGAATTTCGGTGGCGGAGGCAGCTACCGCTAA
- a CDS encoding DUF1906 domain-containing protein produces the protein MAAGLTLAATTAVSANALTFRGAVVGRGLLTPSLYAGRVFDTCTAPSLTAMKAWRSDQFYGGAAVYIGGKNRGCAQPQLTASWVKSVDAAGWKLVPLYVGAQPPCQTGSNPERFTTADAAAVGTANGSDAVAKASALGMKPGSALYLDMEPFNLSDAPCLDAVLTYVRAWDKAVRTQRYWPGMYGFTSSSAAAVANASDRRDLPAILWYALWDKNETTTDDWRWDPNLYTGHRRAHQYAANSTETRGGVTLTVDRSTWDAPVAIIAK, from the coding sequence ATGGCCGCAGGGCTGACACTTGCCGCGACGACGGCAGTCAGCGCCAACGCCTTGACCTTCCGCGGCGCTGTGGTCGGGCGCGGCCTCCTGACTCCTTCCCTCTACGCAGGGCGTGTGTTCGACACCTGCACCGCACCCTCCCTCACCGCGATGAAGGCATGGCGCTCCGACCAGTTCTACGGTGGCGCGGCTGTCTACATCGGAGGGAAGAACCGAGGCTGCGCCCAGCCGCAACTGACCGCTTCCTGGGTGAAGTCAGTGGACGCAGCCGGCTGGAAGCTCGTGCCGCTCTACGTCGGCGCCCAGCCACCATGCCAGACCGGCAGCAATCCGGAACGGTTCACCACAGCCGATGCCGCCGCCGTCGGCACCGCGAACGGCAGTGACGCCGTCGCCAAGGCCTCGGCCCTGGGCATGAAGCCAGGCAGCGCCCTCTACCTGGACATGGAACCCTTCAACCTCTCCGACGCCCCCTGCCTCGACGCCGTCCTCACCTATGTCCGTGCCTGGGACAAAGCTGTCCGCACACAGCGCTACTGGCCGGGCATGTACGGGTTCACCAGCAGCAGCGCCGCCGCAGTGGCGAACGCCTCGGACCGCCGAGACCTCCCCGCCATTCTCTGGTACGCCCTGTGGGACAAGAACGAGACAACCACCGACGACTGGCGCTGGGACCCGAACCTGTACACCGGCCACCGCCGCGCCCACCAGTACGCAGCCAACAGCACCGAAACCCGCGGCGGCGTCACCCTCACCGTCGACCGCAGCACCTGGGACGCCCCGGTCGCAATCATCGCCAAATAA